From the Amycolatopsis thermoflava N1165 genome, one window contains:
- a CDS encoding DUF2235 domain-containing protein, with protein sequence MSRRLIVCCDGTWCDPELDAVTNVRRLHNALAAADSSGREQLSSYRRGVGTRGGLLSRLAAGAIGAGLPKDIVAAYLWLCTSYRPGDQIALFGFSRGAFTARSLAGLVKESGLLDLREVDSRTSGLLAARAYRHYRTRSPGDTWRGGLRFHFDPERAANIPIDFIGVWDTVGALGVPGYFAGLSELTPGSRYQFHDVELNPHIPYARHALALDEWRRPFTPTRWTPNGSTDMAERWFPGSHMDVGGGHRETGLSDISLQWMTDEAAKCAGIAFHPPALAGLAPDPAGLLHDDDRGVFGVAPPLVDPLLQPLLEVGLHYRPRAVPAVVPGGQGGVLDPSALERQQAQPITGGPYRRTRILGSGQQATIEVPAEELWTGTGLYLEPGRYTFTAAGQWSDGVDWCGPGGIPLLRGLSPRRLAGSVVGEAVGLYRLVRRARGAHAPLAPREVDLPWLYLVGYVANDSDRTGADPEHERIAIGAGTAHEVTEPGYFYAFANDAWGFYGRNSGAVRLTVTRL encoded by the coding sequence ATGTCCAGAAGGCTGATCGTGTGCTGCGACGGCACCTGGTGCGACCCCGAACTGGACGCGGTCACCAACGTGCGCCGCCTGCACAACGCGCTCGCCGCCGCCGACAGCAGCGGCCGCGAGCAGCTGTCGAGCTACCGGCGCGGCGTCGGCACCCGGGGCGGGCTGCTGAGCAGGCTCGCCGCGGGCGCGATCGGCGCCGGGCTGCCGAAGGACATCGTGGCCGCCTACCTGTGGCTGTGCACCAGCTACCGCCCCGGCGACCAGATCGCGTTGTTCGGGTTCAGCCGCGGCGCCTTCACCGCCCGCAGCCTCGCCGGGCTGGTGAAGGAGTCCGGCCTGCTCGACCTGCGCGAGGTCGACTCGCGCACCAGCGGGCTGCTGGCCGCCCGCGCCTACCGGCACTACCGCACCCGCTCACCCGGCGACACGTGGCGGGGCGGCCTGCGGTTCCACTTCGACCCGGAGCGGGCCGCAAACATCCCGATCGACTTCATCGGCGTGTGGGACACCGTGGGCGCGCTCGGCGTGCCCGGCTACTTCGCCGGGCTGAGCGAGCTGACCCCGGGCTCGCGTTACCAGTTCCACGACGTCGAGCTGAACCCGCACATCCCGTACGCGCGGCACGCGCTGGCGCTGGACGAGTGGCGACGGCCCTTCACCCCGACGCGGTGGACGCCCAACGGCAGCACCGACATGGCGGAACGCTGGTTCCCGGGCAGCCACATGGATGTCGGCGGCGGCCACCGGGAGACCGGGCTGAGCGACATCTCGCTGCAGTGGATGACCGACGAGGCGGCGAAGTGCGCGGGCATCGCCTTCCACCCACCCGCGCTGGCCGGCCTCGCGCCGGACCCGGCCGGGCTGCTGCACGACGACGACCGCGGCGTGTTCGGGGTCGCGCCGCCGCTGGTGGACCCGCTGCTGCAGCCGCTGCTGGAGGTCGGTCTGCACTACCGGCCGCGAGCGGTGCCCGCCGTCGTGCCCGGCGGCCAGGGCGGTGTGCTGGACCCGTCGGCGCTGGAACGGCAGCAGGCGCAGCCGATCACCGGCGGCCCGTACCGGCGGACGCGCATCCTGGGCAGCGGCCAGCAGGCGACGATCGAGGTTCCGGCGGAGGAGCTGTGGACCGGCACCGGGCTCTACCTGGAACCCGGCCGGTACACGTTTACGGCGGCCGGGCAGTGGTCGGACGGCGTGGACTGGTGCGGGCCAGGCGGGATCCCGCTGCTGCGCGGGCTGAGCCCGCGCCGGCTGGCCGGCAGCGTGGTCGGCGAGGCGGTCGGACTGTACCGGCTCGTGCGCCGCGCCCGCGGCGCGCACGCCCCGCTCGCGCCGCGCGAGGTGGACCTGCCATGGCTGTACCTCGTCGGCTACGTCGCCAACGACAGCGACCGCACCGGCGCGGACCCCGAACACGAACGGATCGCGATCGGCGCGGGCACCGCCCACGAGGTCACCGAGCCCGGGTACTTCTACGCCTTCGCCAACGACGCGTGGGGTTTCTACGGCCGCAACTCCGGCGCGGTCCGCCTGACAGTGACGCGGCTCTAG
- a CDS encoding metallophosphoesterase — translation MVAVIALVVAAFLAAVAAFHWWAWRRLVADALPHGSVRRRVATGTLVAGPLLMVAAPLTEFAGAPYWLVRVVSWPGFLWMAVCVYLLPALLAGEVVRPPLRRLLARRDTGPVPPQTAVTRRVFVSRVVGGATVAAVAGTVGYGVHSLFSGPRVLDVTVPLAKLPPGADGFRIAVVSDIHAGPLLGRGFTRHVVDTINATSPDLVAVVGDLVDGDVEDLAPAVAPLAGLRSRHGTFFVTGNHEYLSGAGQWVDHVRDLGMRLLANERVELPGFDLAGVNDVSADEGEGPDFAKALGGRDLARATLLLAHQPILVGEAAAHGVDLQLSGHTHGGQFWPGHLVVSGIQHTLAGLTRHGGTQLYVTRGAGAWGPPVRVGAPPDITVVRLASR, via the coding sequence GTGGTCGCGGTCATCGCCCTGGTCGTCGCCGCCTTCCTGGCGGCGGTGGCCGCGTTCCACTGGTGGGCCTGGCGGCGCCTGGTCGCCGACGCGCTGCCGCACGGCTCGGTGCGGCGGCGGGTCGCGACCGGGACGCTCGTGGCCGGGCCGCTGCTCATGGTGGCCGCGCCGCTGACCGAGTTCGCCGGCGCGCCGTACTGGCTGGTCCGGGTGGTGTCGTGGCCCGGGTTCCTCTGGATGGCGGTGTGCGTGTACCTGCTGCCGGCCCTGCTGGCCGGCGAGGTGGTGCGCCCGCCGCTGCGCCGCCTGCTCGCCCGCCGGGACACCGGGCCGGTGCCGCCGCAGACGGCGGTGACGCGGCGGGTGTTCGTGTCGCGCGTCGTGGGCGGCGCGACCGTCGCCGCGGTGGCAGGCACCGTCGGCTACGGCGTGCACAGCCTGTTCAGCGGGCCCCGCGTGCTGGACGTGACGGTGCCGCTGGCGAAACTGCCGCCCGGCGCGGACGGGTTCCGGATCGCGGTGGTCAGCGACATCCACGCCGGCCCGCTGCTGGGCCGCGGGTTCACGCGGCACGTGGTGGACACGATCAACGCGACCTCGCCGGACCTGGTTGCGGTCGTGGGCGACCTGGTCGACGGCGACGTCGAAGACCTCGCCCCCGCGGTGGCGCCGCTGGCCGGGCTGCGCTCGCGGCACGGCACCTTCTTCGTGACCGGCAACCACGAGTACCTCTCCGGCGCCGGGCAGTGGGTGGACCACGTGCGGGACCTCGGCATGCGGCTGCTGGCCAACGAACGTGTCGAGCTGCCCGGTTTCGACCTGGCGGGCGTCAACGACGTGAGCGCGGACGAGGGCGAGGGCCCGGACTTCGCGAAGGCGCTCGGCGGCCGCGACCTTGCGCGGGCCACGCTGTTGCTGGCGCACCAGCCGATCCTGGTCGGCGAGGCGGCCGCGCACGGCGTGGACCTCCAGCTGTCCGGCCACACGCACGGCGGGCAGTTCTGGCCGGGGCACCTGGTGGTGTCCGGCATCCAGCACACCCTGGCCGGGCTGACCCGCCACGGCGGCACGCAGCTCTACGTCACCCGCGGCGCGGGGGCGTGGGGACCGCCGGTGCGGGTCGGCGCCCCGCCCGACATCACGGTGGTCCGCCTGGCGTCGCGCTAG
- a CDS encoding ABC transporter substrate-binding protein, which produces MNDFFGSRHSRRDVLRAAAALTLGSAALAACASEEDTGGVGTAPGQAPQEVFTEPATKLSGDLRILLWSHFVPSHDEWFDRFARDWGSRVGVNVTVDHIDQAQIPTRIAAEIQARQGHDLIQYIATLSQFEPSVLDMKDLVAEANRRWGRQLPLCEKSSRNPATGKFYAYSPGWVPDPGNYRRSLWEPVGMPGGPSTWDELLTGAAEIKRSKGVPLGLGMSQEIDSNMVLRALMWSYGASVQDENERVVINSPETIAAIEYMTRLYQQAMTPEVFSWNAASNNQGLVAGKLSYIVNSISAWRTAATSNPDVADDTYFVPALRGPRAALAAQHVLYNWIVPQHATGADAAKEFLLHYTANFKAATYASKLYDFCAWSGLTPELPGWLATDPFGSKPPDKLKLLSDAIPWSANIGHPGPASTAIGEVFSTFVVPNMFARAARGEMTPQQSVAEAENQVNAIFAKWRAAGLVGG; this is translated from the coding sequence ATGAACGACTTCTTCGGTTCACGACACAGCAGGCGGGACGTGCTGCGCGCGGCGGCAGCCCTGACGCTGGGGTCGGCGGCGCTCGCCGCGTGCGCCTCGGAGGAGGACACCGGCGGCGTGGGCACCGCCCCGGGGCAGGCGCCGCAGGAGGTCTTCACCGAGCCCGCCACGAAGCTGTCCGGCGACCTGCGGATCCTGCTGTGGAGCCATTTCGTGCCCAGCCACGACGAGTGGTTCGACCGGTTCGCGCGCGACTGGGGCTCGCGCGTCGGCGTCAACGTCACGGTCGACCACATCGACCAGGCCCAGATCCCGACCCGCATCGCCGCCGAGATCCAGGCCCGCCAGGGGCACGACCTGATCCAGTACATCGCGACGCTGTCCCAGTTCGAGCCGAGCGTGCTGGACATGAAGGACCTGGTCGCCGAGGCGAACCGGCGCTGGGGCCGGCAACTGCCACTGTGCGAGAAGTCCAGCCGCAACCCGGCGACCGGGAAGTTCTACGCCTACTCCCCCGGCTGGGTGCCCGACCCCGGCAACTACCGCCGCTCGCTGTGGGAGCCGGTCGGCATGCCGGGTGGTCCGTCCACCTGGGACGAGCTGCTGACCGGCGCCGCGGAGATCAAGCGCAGCAAGGGCGTCCCGCTCGGCCTCGGCATGTCGCAGGAGATCGACTCGAACATGGTGCTGCGGGCCCTGATGTGGTCCTACGGCGCCTCGGTGCAGGACGAGAACGAGCGCGTGGTGATCAACTCGCCGGAGACCATCGCGGCCATCGAGTACATGACGCGGCTCTACCAGCAGGCGATGACACCCGAGGTGTTCTCCTGGAACGCGGCCAGCAACAACCAGGGCCTGGTCGCGGGCAAGCTGTCCTACATCGTCAACTCGATCTCGGCGTGGCGCACCGCGGCGACGTCCAACCCGGACGTCGCCGACGACACCTACTTCGTCCCGGCGCTGCGCGGACCGCGGGCGGCGCTGGCCGCGCAGCACGTGCTCTACAACTGGATCGTCCCGCAGCACGCCACCGGCGCGGACGCGGCGAAGGAGTTCCTGCTGCACTACACCGCCAACTTCAAGGCGGCGACGTACGCGTCCAAGCTGTACGACTTCTGCGCGTGGTCCGGCCTCACGCCGGAGCTGCCCGGCTGGCTCGCCACCGACCCGTTCGGGTCGAAACCGCCGGACAAGCTGAAGCTGCTGTCCGACGCGATCCCGTGGAGCGCGAACATCGGGCACCCCGGCCCGGCCAGCACCGCGATCGGCGAGGTGTTCAGCACGTTCGTGGTGCCCAACATGTTCGCCAGGGCGGCACGCGGTGAGATGACGCCGCAGCAGTCGGTGGCCGAGGCCGAGAACCAGGTCAACGCCATCTTCGCGAAGTGGCGCGCGGCCGGGCTCGTCGGCGGCTGA
- a CDS encoding ABC transporter ATP-binding protein — MAVVEVRELVKEFDGGRVHAIDGVSLAAAAGEYLVLLGPSGCGKTTLLRTIAGLEQPTSGDVLIGGHVVTGLPPRARQIAMVFQSYALYPHKTVLANIVFPLRAAGMDRAERERKARWAAGLLGIEQLLDRKPRQLSGGERQRVALARAMVRDPQVFLLDEPLSNLDAKLRASARDELKRFQQDLGTTTIYVTHDQAEAMGLGDRIAVLNAGRVCQAGPPVDVYDDPADTFVATFIGSPPMNLIPHDGRLVGFRPEHLLPAEVVNGERVTVPLEVDRMEYLSGDRHVYGTVSRIGERTRVVARLPATVDTPIIPGETHSFAVSARRLRFFDSATGQRAAPVRLDG, encoded by the coding sequence ATGGCGGTCGTCGAGGTCCGGGAACTGGTCAAGGAGTTCGACGGCGGGCGGGTGCACGCCATCGACGGGGTGAGCCTGGCCGCCGCGGCCGGCGAGTACCTGGTGCTGCTCGGCCCGTCCGGCTGCGGCAAGACGACCCTGCTGCGGACCATCGCCGGCCTGGAGCAGCCGACCAGCGGGGACGTGCTGATCGGCGGTCACGTGGTGACCGGGCTGCCGCCGCGGGCGCGGCAGATCGCGATGGTGTTCCAGAGCTACGCGCTCTACCCGCACAAAACGGTGCTGGCCAACATCGTCTTCCCGCTGCGCGCGGCCGGCATGGATCGCGCCGAACGCGAGCGCAAGGCGCGCTGGGCGGCCGGGCTGCTGGGCATCGAGCAGCTGCTGGACCGCAAGCCGCGGCAGCTGTCCGGCGGCGAGCGGCAGCGGGTCGCGCTGGCCCGCGCGATGGTCCGCGACCCGCAGGTGTTCCTGCTCGACGAGCCGCTGTCCAACCTGGACGCCAAGCTGCGGGCCAGCGCACGGGACGAGCTGAAGCGCTTCCAGCAGGACCTGGGCACCACAACGATCTACGTGACCCACGACCAGGCCGAGGCGATGGGCCTCGGCGACCGGATCGCGGTGCTCAACGCGGGCCGGGTGTGCCAGGCGGGCCCGCCGGTGGACGTCTACGACGACCCGGCCGACACGTTCGTCGCGACATTCATCGGCTCGCCGCCGATGAACCTCATCCCGCACGACGGCAGGCTCGTCGGGTTCCGCCCGGAGCACCTGCTGCCCGCCGAGGTGGTCAACGGCGAGCGGGTCACGGTGCCGCTGGAGGTGGACCGCATGGAGTACCTCTCCGGCGACCGGCACGTGTACGGCACGGTGTCCCGGATCGGCGAGCGCACCCGCGTCGTCGCCCGGCTTCCGGCCACTGTGGACACCCCGATCATCCCCGGGGAGACGCACTCCTTCGCCGTGTCCGCGCGGCGGCTGCGGTTCTTCGACTCCGCGACCGGGCAGCGGGCGGCCCCGGTGCGGCTGGACGGCTGA
- a CDS encoding carbohydrate ABC transporter permease — protein sequence MATTADTATRPGVTTGRRRMADRDGVLAWAFLVPSILYIVALIGVPFVLAIAFAFSDVSAGDPSFDWVGLRNFEAVLDDPVFWRSLRNTFLFTVVSMVLIVLLGKVLANILVADFRGKWVVRFLVLLPWTTPVALSSISWLWLLDSIYSPIDWVLRQFGALGPAENVYWLGRPDLAMGSLIAVHVWRLVPLAAVIMMAGLMSIPKDIDEAARVDGAGYWRRMFEITVPLVLPVAAIAALFGAIFTFTDMAVVRVLTRGGPNDATQVLASWAFYRGIDGGDVAQGAVIALFLFPLLLAAAVLILRAVRRIEVR from the coding sequence ATGGCCACCACCGCGGACACCGCCACCCGGCCCGGGGTGACCACCGGACGCCGCCGCATGGCCGACCGCGACGGCGTGCTGGCGTGGGCGTTCCTGGTGCCCAGCATCCTCTACATCGTCGCGCTGATCGGCGTGCCGTTCGTGCTCGCCATCGCGTTCGCGTTCTCCGACGTGAGCGCGGGCGACCCGTCGTTCGACTGGGTGGGGCTGCGCAACTTCGAGGCCGTGCTGGACGACCCGGTGTTCTGGCGGTCGCTGCGCAACACGTTCCTGTTCACGGTCGTGTCGATGGTGCTGATCGTGCTGCTGGGCAAGGTGCTGGCCAACATCCTGGTCGCCGACTTCCGCGGCAAGTGGGTGGTGCGGTTCCTCGTGCTGCTGCCGTGGACCACGCCGGTGGCGCTGTCGTCGATCTCGTGGCTGTGGCTGCTGGACTCGATCTACTCGCCGATCGACTGGGTGTTGCGGCAGTTCGGCGCGCTCGGCCCGGCGGAGAACGTGTACTGGCTGGGCAGGCCGGACCTGGCGATGGGGTCGCTGATCGCGGTGCACGTGTGGCGGCTGGTGCCGCTGGCCGCCGTGATCATGATGGCCGGGCTGATGTCGATCCCGAAGGACATCGACGAGGCGGCCCGCGTCGACGGGGCCGGGTACTGGCGGCGGATGTTCGAGATCACCGTGCCGCTGGTGCTGCCGGTGGCCGCGATCGCCGCGTTGTTCGGCGCGATCTTCACGTTCACCGACATGGCCGTGGTGCGGGTGCTCACCCGCGGCGGGCCGAACGACGCCACACAGGTGCTCGCGAGCTGGGCGTTCTACCGCGGCATCGACGGCGGCGACGTCGCACAGGGCGCGGTCATCGCGTTGTTCCTGTTCCCGCTGCTGCTCGCCGCCGCCGTGCTCATCCTGCGCGCGGTGCGCCGGATCGAGGTGCGATGA
- a CDS encoding carbohydrate ABC transporter permease, producing MTGVEEVSRQRRRYARRHVSARIGLYVAAILAALICAAPFLWSLITAFKQNRDLYNPVNNPFLFNRPPTPDHVTYLFTDTAFGTFVVNTLLVGVLVVLITLAFGLPAAYALSRLDRPWSGPMAIGIFLVYLVPPSLLFLALSRMVVAVGLQDSTWSLVLVYPTITIPVSTWLLMGFLKTIPKDIEEQAMVDGYSRVGAFLRAVVPLAFPGIVAVVVFAFTLTASEFIYALAFVAPTGQMPVSTGVPTQLIRGDVFFWQSLQAATVLVAVPIAFVFNWFLDRFVAGFTMGAVKE from the coding sequence ATGACCGGCGTCGAGGAGGTTTCCCGGCAGCGGCGCCGCTACGCGCGGCGGCACGTCTCGGCACGGATCGGGCTGTACGTCGCGGCGATCCTGGCGGCCCTGATCTGCGCCGCGCCGTTCCTGTGGAGCCTGATCACCGCCTTCAAGCAGAACCGGGACCTGTACAACCCGGTCAACAACCCGTTCCTGTTCAACCGGCCGCCGACGCCCGACCACGTCACCTACCTGTTCACCGACACCGCGTTCGGCACGTTCGTGGTCAACACCCTGCTGGTCGGGGTGCTGGTCGTGCTGATCACGCTCGCGTTCGGGCTGCCCGCCGCCTACGCGCTGTCGCGGCTGGACCGGCCGTGGTCCGGGCCGATGGCGATCGGGATCTTCCTCGTCTACCTGGTGCCGCCGAGCCTGCTGTTCCTGGCGCTGTCGCGGATGGTGGTGGCGGTCGGGCTGCAGGACTCGACGTGGTCGCTGGTGCTGGTCTACCCGACGATCACGATCCCGGTGTCGACCTGGCTGCTCATGGGGTTCCTCAAGACGATCCCGAAGGACATCGAGGAACAGGCGATGGTGGACGGGTACAGCCGGGTGGGCGCGTTCCTGCGCGCGGTGGTGCCGCTGGCCTTCCCCGGCATCGTCGCGGTCGTGGTGTTCGCGTTCACCCTGACCGCGAGCGAGTTCATCTACGCGCTGGCGTTCGTCGCGCCGACGGGTCAGATGCCGGTCAGCACGGGCGTGCCGACGCAGCTCATCCGCGGCGACGTGTTCTTCTGGCAGTCCCTGCAGGCCGCGACCGTGCTCGTGGCGGTGCCGATCGCGTTCGTCTTCAACTGGTTCCTGGACCGCTTCGTCGCCGGGTTCACCATGGGCGCGGTCAAGGAGTGA
- a CDS encoding serine/threonine-protein kinase — protein sequence MSAETFGPYRIEDLLGRGGMGEVHRAYDTAHDRVVALKRLSEPFVGDEAYRARFRRESQIVARLREPHVIPIHAFGEIDGRLYLDMRLVEGADLKDLLAAGPMPPVRALALLAQVAGALDAAHADGLVHRDVKPSNILVTPADFVYLVDFGIARGAGPDATAITQSGAVIGTLDYMAPERFGDAPVDGRADVYALACVLFECLTGRRPFPAAEPLAQVRAHLQDPPPRASALANLPPALDDVLLRGMAKDAAHRFATAGQLIAAARQALAAPGWAAPPTPPAGPPLGTPPAGTTQAAWSAHPSPPAAASVHTGRPHRAVWITAVAAVLVVAAVVTVVLLNRGGGGQAGAGTTTTQAGTTQPTTTEPTTSSSEPTSATRTATDPETALLAAIPTAYRGNASCRTGAEYRQEGALATVMCTESNTWNPRWGPPAEAYFHSFADRAAQDAFFQQLVTTFQLRRDDGHGGCDPLSRSNIYGLYYRDTSGPLDGEFLTCFTTQGAGQLWWVDTRTLIVGNLSSPDAVTPERLEHLYYWWNEQILGTMS from the coding sequence ATGTCCGCCGAGACCTTCGGCCCGTACCGCATCGAGGATCTGCTCGGCCGGGGCGGGATGGGCGAGGTGCACCGCGCCTACGACACGGCCCACGACCGCGTCGTCGCGCTGAAACGGCTCAGCGAACCGTTCGTGGGCGACGAGGCCTACCGCGCGCGGTTCCGCCGCGAGTCGCAGATCGTGGCGCGATTGCGGGAGCCGCACGTCATCCCGATCCACGCGTTCGGCGAGATCGACGGCCGCCTCTACCTCGACATGCGGCTGGTGGAGGGCGCCGACCTGAAGGACCTGCTGGCCGCGGGCCCGATGCCGCCCGTTCGCGCGCTGGCGTTGCTCGCCCAGGTGGCAGGCGCGCTCGACGCGGCGCACGCCGACGGGCTTGTGCACCGCGACGTCAAACCGTCCAACATCCTGGTGACGCCCGCCGATTTCGTGTACCTGGTGGACTTCGGCATCGCCCGCGGCGCGGGTCCGGACGCCACCGCGATCACGCAGTCCGGCGCCGTGATCGGCACGCTCGACTACATGGCGCCGGAACGGTTCGGGGACGCGCCCGTCGACGGGCGGGCCGACGTGTACGCGCTGGCGTGCGTGCTGTTCGAGTGCCTCACCGGGCGGCGGCCGTTTCCCGCGGCCGAGCCGCTCGCCCAGGTGCGGGCCCACCTGCAGGACCCGCCGCCGCGCGCCTCCGCGCTCGCGAACCTGCCGCCCGCGCTGGACGACGTGCTGCTGCGCGGCATGGCCAAGGACGCGGCGCACCGGTTCGCCACGGCCGGGCAGCTGATCGCCGCCGCCCGTCAGGCGCTCGCCGCGCCCGGCTGGGCCGCACCCCCGACACCGCCCGCCGGGCCGCCGCTGGGGACGCCACCCGCTGGAACGACGCAGGCCGCGTGGAGCGCGCACCCGTCGCCACCGGCGGCCGCGTCCGTCCACACCGGACGCCCGCACCGGGCGGTGTGGATCACCGCGGTCGCGGCGGTCCTGGTGGTCGCGGCCGTGGTCACCGTCGTGCTGCTCAACCGCGGCGGTGGCGGCCAGGCCGGCGCGGGCACCACCACGACCCAAGCCGGCACCACCCAGCCCACCACAACCGAGCCGACCACATCGAGCAGCGAACCCACGAGCGCAACTCGCACCGCGACCGACCCGGAAACCGCGCTGCTCGCCGCGATCCCCACCGCCTACCGCGGCAACGCCAGCTGCCGCACCGGCGCCGAATACCGGCAGGAGGGCGCGCTCGCCACGGTGATGTGCACCGAGTCCAACACCTGGAATCCGCGCTGGGGGCCGCCCGCGGAGGCCTACTTCCACTCCTTCGCCGACCGCGCCGCGCAGGACGCCTTCTTCCAGCAGCTCGTCACCACGTTCCAGCTGCGCCGCGACGACGGGCACGGCGGCTGCGACCCGCTGAGCCGCTCGAACATCTACGGCCTCTACTACCGCGACACCAGCGGCCCGCTCGACGGCGAGTTCCTCACCTGCTTCACCACGCAGGGCGCCGGCCAGCTGTGGTGGGTGGACACGCGCACGCTGATCGTGGGCAACCTGTCCTCGCCGGACGCCGTCACCCCGGAGCGGCTGGAGCACCTCTACTACTGGTGGAACGAGCAGATCCTCGGCACGATGAGCTGA
- a CDS encoding superoxide dismutase — MRRVCTLVLSLLVIGALSVAPATARPGAFPAELALPAGFQPEGIAIGAWPTAYVGSRVDGRIHQVDLRTGRGSVLSPGPGTPSLGIKVDSRHGRLFVAGGTGGDARVIDARSGAVLASYRFQTTDTFVNDLVITKDAVWFTDSRRAVLYKLPLGRDGELPAEAVHVPLTGDLTVVPGETNLNGIVTTPDRAALIAGQSNTGLLFRIDPATGVTTRVDAAALPNNDGLLRAGRTLYAVQNRLNLLAKLELSADGTSARPAEQRSDPRFDVPATVAEWGRRFYLVNARFTTPPTPETTYNAVAVEKF; from the coding sequence ATGAGACGCGTCTGCACACTGGTCCTGTCCCTGCTGGTGATCGGCGCCCTGTCGGTGGCGCCGGCGACGGCCCGGCCCGGGGCGTTCCCGGCCGAACTGGCCCTGCCCGCCGGGTTCCAGCCGGAGGGCATCGCGATCGGCGCCTGGCCCACCGCCTACGTCGGCTCCCGCGTGGACGGCCGCATCCACCAGGTCGACCTCCGCACCGGCCGGGGAAGCGTCCTGTCGCCAGGGCCGGGCACGCCCTCGCTGGGCATCAAGGTCGATTCGCGGCACGGGCGGCTCTTCGTCGCGGGCGGCACGGGCGGCGATGCCCGGGTGATCGACGCCCGCAGCGGCGCGGTGCTCGCGAGCTACCGGTTCCAGACCACCGACACGTTCGTCAACGACCTGGTGATCACCAAGGATGCCGTGTGGTTCACCGACTCCCGCCGCGCGGTTCTCTACAAGCTGCCGCTGGGCCGCGACGGCGAACTGCCCGCCGAAGCGGTCCACGTCCCGCTCACCGGGGACCTCACGGTCGTGCCCGGCGAGACCAACCTCAACGGCATCGTCACCACACCCGACCGCGCCGCGCTGATCGCCGGGCAGTCCAACACCGGGCTGCTGTTCCGCATCGACCCGGCCACCGGCGTCACCACCCGGGTCGACGCGGCCGCCCTGCCCAACAACGACGGCCTGCTGCGCGCGGGCCGCACCCTGTACGCGGTGCAGAACCGCCTGAACCTGCTGGCCAAGCTGGAACTGTCCGCCGACGGCACCAGCGCGCGCCCGGCCGAACAGCGGAGCGACCCGCGCTTCGACGTCCCGGCCACCGTCGCCGAGTGGGGCCGGCGCTTCTACCTCGTCAACGCCCGCTTCACCACCCCGCCGACGCCGGAGACCACCTACAACGCCGTGGCGGTCGAAAAGTTCTGA
- a CDS encoding ArsR/SmtB family transcription factor encodes MHAFDVLGDPVRRRILELLADGEQPSGAIAAVIREEFGISQPGVSQHLRVLRETGFTTVRVAGTRRLYAVNSEPLREAGEWLERFRHIWDQPLDALATELARGKRDRRPRQEKDNARHREPPEGDPP; translated from the coding sequence GTGCACGCGTTCGATGTGCTCGGCGACCCGGTTCGCCGGCGGATCCTGGAGCTGCTGGCCGACGGGGAACAGCCGTCGGGGGCGATCGCCGCGGTCATCCGGGAGGAGTTCGGCATCTCCCAGCCGGGCGTCTCCCAGCACCTGCGCGTGTTGCGGGAAACCGGTTTCACCACCGTGCGTGTGGCAGGGACGCGCCGGCTCTACGCGGTGAACTCCGAGCCGCTGCGGGAGGCCGGGGAGTGGCTGGAGCGGTTCCGCCACATCTGGGACCAGCCCCTCGACGCGCTCGCCACCGAACTGGCCCGCGGCAAGCGGGACCGACGACCCAGGCAGGAGAAGGACAATGCTCGACATCGCGAACCACCTGAAGGCGATCCACCGTGA
- a CDS encoding SRPBCC family protein — MLDIANHLKAIHREVRRGTTTGGETVTVLVRRRYDATAEDVWDAVTDPARVRRWFLPLSGDLREGGSFQLEGNAGGDILTCDPPRLLKVTFGGPTSVVQVRLAGDGDSTELELEHTVPIEIAQSGAGALFVGPGWDSALMALAQYFAGEIAEDPVAAANSREVQEFCAGSVTEWSTVVEDSGTATAEEIAGAAQISMAQFAPDLTGDTE, encoded by the coding sequence ATGCTCGACATCGCGAACCACCTGAAGGCGATCCACCGTGAGGTCCGCCGCGGCACGACGACCGGGGGCGAGACGGTCACGGTCCTGGTGCGGCGGCGCTACGACGCCACAGCCGAGGACGTGTGGGACGCGGTCACCGACCCGGCGCGGGTGCGCCGCTGGTTCCTGCCGCTGTCCGGCGACCTGCGCGAGGGCGGCTCGTTCCAGCTGGAGGGCAACGCCGGTGGCGACATCCTCACCTGCGACCCGCCCCGGTTGCTGAAGGTGACCTTCGGCGGGCCCACCAGCGTGGTGCAGGTGCGCCTGGCCGGCGACGGCGACAGCACCGAGCTCGAGCTGGAGCACACGGTGCCGATCGAGATCGCGCAGAGCGGCGCGGGCGCGCTGTTCGTGGGCCCCGGCTGGGACAGCGCGCTGATGGCCCTGGCGCAGTACTTCGCCGGGGAGATCGCCGAGGACCCGGTGGCGGCCGCGAATTCCCGCGAGGTGCAGGAGTTCTGCGCCGGTTCGGTGACCGAGTGGAGCACGGTGGTCGAGGACTCCGGCACGGCCACCGCGGAGGAAATCGCGGGCGCCGCGCAGATCTCGATGGCGCAGTTCGCACCCGACCTGACCGGCGACACCGAGTAG